The Methanoculleus thermophilus genome contains a region encoding:
- a CDS encoding DUF998 domain-containing protein → MYRTDPADGSRTIAGVLLFLLPVQFMTVLMAGAAMASGYSIYTNAISDLGVIAATAWLFNASLFVAGLLNIAGGYFLYRSYGKGWILPVFVIAGIGAIGAAVFTLDIPGIHGLFALAAFLFFNLEAIAGSTLVQGPLKAIAIIAGTLGLIFLAAHAASDFGVLDLYGPIGHGGSERMIVYPALFWLAAFGGYLMAPATSSRSP, encoded by the coding sequence ATGTATAGAACTGATCCCGCAGACGGCTCCCGGACGATAGCAGGGGTACTGCTCTTCCTCCTCCCTGTCCAGTTTATGACCGTTCTCATGGCGGGCGCGGCCATGGCGTCCGGCTACAGTATCTACACGAACGCGATCAGCGACCTCGGTGTGATCGCCGCGACGGCATGGCTCTTCAACGCCTCGCTCTTTGTAGCCGGCCTCTTAAACATCGCCGGCGGCTACTTCCTCTACCGCTCCTACGGGAAAGGCTGGATCCTCCCCGTCTTTGTCATTGCAGGCATCGGGGCGATCGGCGCCGCCGTCTTTACGCTGGATATCCCCGGAATCCATGGTCTCTTCGCGCTCGCGGCCTTCCTCTTCTTCAACCTCGAGGCGATCGCCGGCTCCACTCTCGTCCAGGGACCGCTGAAGGCGATAGCGATCATCGCTGGGACTCTCGGCCTCATCTTCCTCGCGGCCCATGCGGCAAGCGACTTCGGGGTCCTGGATCTCTACGGCCCCATCGGTCACGGCGGTTCGGAGCGGATGATCGTTTACCCTGCGCTCTTCTGGCTTGCAGCGTTCGGGGGCTACCTCATGGCGCCGGCTACATCCTCCCGGTCACCTTGA
- a CDS encoding TIGR04083 family peptide-modifying radical SAM enzyme, with the protein MKSPFHVMIIPTLGCPSKCHYCWSSDEGSPRMSIETVREIAEWLKDYQSNQVTITFHGGEPLLAGAEFYRQALPILSEGLAHLAPTFALQSNLWLLTPELAEILAEYQIPIGSSIDGPEEITDAQRGKGYFAKTMRGYEIARENGLEVRFICTFTNRSVKEKETIFDFFLKQGFPLKLHPALPSLRSKDPKEWALEPEEYGELLVYLLDRYLDNLGRIEVMNINDLCRGIFTRHGTVCTFVDCMGTTLAIGPDGSIYPCYRFVGMPKYVMGNVRDRPTAEDLARSKAWKLMHAFKDYVDQECAGCAHIKYCRGGCPYNAIAPTDGEVRGVDPHCVAYKRIFDEITTRLNEEIFGSGDMEMGGFGSPFVRNTKPGIMAILRTMATK; encoded by the coding sequence ATGAAGAGCCCTTTCCATGTCATGATCATCCCCACACTCGGCTGCCCCTCAAAATGCCACTACTGCTGGAGTTCTGATGAAGGGTCGCCGAGGATGAGCATCGAGACGGTCCGGGAGATTGCCGAATGGCTCAAAGACTATCAGTCCAACCAGGTCACGATCACCTTTCATGGCGGCGAACCGCTCCTTGCCGGCGCTGAATTCTACCGGCAGGCCCTCCCGATCCTCTCCGAGGGGCTCGCCCATCTTGCACCGACGTTCGCCCTGCAGAGCAACCTCTGGCTGCTCACCCCGGAATTGGCAGAGATCCTCGCAGAATATCAGATTCCCATCGGTTCGAGCATCGACGGCCCCGAGGAGATAACCGATGCGCAGAGAGGAAAGGGCTACTTTGCAAAGACCATGCGGGGCTACGAGATAGCACGGGAAAACGGGCTTGAGGTCCGGTTTATCTGCACGTTCACCAACCGGTCGGTCAAGGAGAAGGAGACGATCTTTGACTTCTTCCTCAAGCAAGGGTTCCCCCTCAAACTCCACCCTGCACTGCCGTCGCTCCGAAGCAAAGATCCTAAGGAGTGGGCGCTCGAGCCGGAGGAGTACGGGGAACTCCTGGTCTACCTCCTCGACAGGTATCTCGATAACCTGGGCCGGATCGAGGTTATGAACATCAACGACCTCTGCAGGGGCATATTCACCCGGCACGGAACCGTCTGCACGTTCGTGGACTGCATGGGAACCACCCTCGCAATCGGCCCTGACGGGAGCATATACCCCTGCTACCGCTTCGTCGGGATGCCGAAGTACGTGATGGGGAACGTCCGCGACCGCCCTACGGCCGAAGACCTCGCCCGGTCGAAGGCCTGGAAGTTGATGCACGCCTTCAAGGACTACGTCGATCAGGAATGCGCCGGGTGTGCTCATATCAAATATTGCCGGGGCGGGTGCCCCTACAACGCGATCGCCCCCACGGACGGTGAGGTCCGGGGCGTCGACCCCCACTGTGTCGCGTATAAGCGGATATTCGACGAGATCACCACCCGATTAAACGAGGAGATCTTCGGGTCCGGGGATATGGAGATGGGCGGGTTCGGCTCGCCGTTCGTGAGAAATACAAAGCCCGGCATCATGGCGATCCTCCGGACGATGGCGACGAAGTAG
- a CDS encoding pyridoxamine 5'-phosphate oxidase family protein encodes MDFSECVKFANDNPVTYIATADGDQPRVRAFAMWFADETGFYYHTGTPKAVWQQLTKNPKVELCFYNPEGAGRMMRVAGSVEFIDDPALKERLVAERPWLLQIGISGPDDPKLAVFRVAHGEAYFWTMENNMREAEAPRVRF; translated from the coding sequence ATGGACTTTTCCGAATGCGTGAAATTCGCAAACGACAACCCTGTGACCTACATCGCGACAGCGGACGGCGACCAGCCCCGGGTGCGGGCGTTTGCCATGTGGTTTGCCGATGAGACCGGGTTCTATTACCATACCGGGACACCGAAGGCCGTCTGGCAGCAGCTTACGAAGAACCCGAAGGTCGAACTCTGTTTCTACAACCCGGAGGGCGCCGGAAGGATGATGCGAGTGGCGGGTTCGGTCGAGTTCATCGACGATCCCGCCTTAAAAGAGCGACTCGTCGCGGAGCGGCCGTGGCTTCTCCAGATCGGTATCTCCGGCCCGGACGACCCGAAACTTGCCGTCTTCCGCGTGGCACACGGCGAGGCATACTTCTGGACGATGGAGAACAATATGCGGGAGGCCGAGGCCCCCCGCGTCAGGTTCTAG
- a CDS encoding PAS domain-containing protein, whose product MLNDDSATETPPDPQTRRSGATCPETGTDPHSRMQNFLLFTIYQVLNEFEDGIALIDEQNRVRWVNASMRRLFDLNEADVAGMPAGVFTHRFINPLVEDAEKVIATAGTRELHLRKPNGEECWLEYSSRPMQIYPVRNNRLEIYRKITRWKLTERCLVESEKRYRTLFEKGNDAILVFELSPESVPTRFVEANEVACRRLGYSRDELLPVRRSILSPRRGSARSLPS is encoded by the coding sequence ATGCTGAACGACGATTCGGCAACCGAGACTCCCCCGGATCCCCAGACCAGGCGGAGCGGAGCGACCTGCCCCGAAACGGGCACTGACCCGCACTCACGCATGCAGAACTTCCTCCTCTTCACCATTTACCAGGTGCTCAATGAGTTTGAGGACGGGATCGCTCTCATCGACGAGCAGAACCGAGTCAGGTGGGTAAACGCGAGCATGCGGCGGCTCTTTGACCTGAACGAGGCCGACGTCGCCGGGATGCCCGCCGGGGTATTTACGCACCGGTTCATCAACCCGCTGGTCGAGGATGCTGAGAAGGTTATAGCGACCGCCGGCACCCGTGAACTGCACCTTCGTAAGCCTAACGGCGAGGAATGCTGGCTTGAATACTCAAGCCGGCCGATGCAGATCTACCCGGTGCGCAACAATAGGCTTGAGATATACCGGAAGATCACGCGCTGGAAACTCACGGAGCGGTGCCTCGTCGAGAGCGAGAAGCGGTATCGGACGCTCTTTGAGAAGGGGAACGATGCCATCCTTGTCTTCGAACTCTCCCCCGAGTCGGTGCCGACCCGGTTCGTCGAAGCAAACGAGGTCGCCTGCAGACGGCTCGGCTACTCCCGCGACGAACTGCTGCCCGTTCGCCGCTCGATATTGTCCCCCCGGAGAGGCTCGGCGAGGTCCTTGCCATCTTAA
- a CDS encoding DNA alkylation repair protein: protein MDPVIEAIRREFAAHADPETCAKSQRFFKEGVRCYGIRTATVTAIAKKYWKEVKSREKPEIFALCEELYRSGMLEEAFVVSEWASRLADRYEPDDIAVFRRWIETYITNWATCDGLCNHAVGDYIVRYPEEIEELKRWTQSENRWMRRAAAVSLIVPAKHGEFLDEALAIADLLLTNTDDMVQKGYGWLLKEGSRKHTDEVFSYVMAKKQKMSRTALRYAIELMPKELRAEAMKKDW from the coding sequence ATGGATCCGGTCATCGAGGCGATACGGCGGGAGTTTGCGGCGCACGCAGATCCTGAGACATGCGCAAAGAGTCAGCGCTTCTTCAAGGAGGGGGTCCGGTGCTACGGGATAAGGACGGCAACCGTGACCGCAATCGCAAAGAAGTACTGGAAAGAGGTAAAATCCCGCGAAAAACCGGAGATCTTCGCCCTCTGCGAGGAACTCTACCGGTCCGGGATGCTTGAAGAGGCGTTCGTCGTCTCCGAGTGGGCATCAAGGCTCGCGGACCGCTACGAGCCCGATGATATCGCCGTCTTCCGCCGCTGGATCGAGACCTACATCACGAACTGGGCCACCTGCGATGGCCTCTGCAACCACGCCGTCGGAGATTATATCGTGCGCTACCCGGAAGAGATCGAGGAACTGAAGCGCTGGACGCAGTCGGAGAACCGCTGGATGCGGCGGGCAGCGGCGGTCTCGCTCATCGTGCCCGCAAAGCACGGAGAATTCCTCGACGAGGCCCTCGCGATCGCCGATCTCCTCCTTACCAATACAGACGACATGGTCCAGAAGGGCTACGGCTGGCTCCTCAAGGAGGGGAGCAGAAAGCACACCGACGAGGTCTTCTCCTATGTCATGGCAAAGAAGCAGAAGATGTCCCGGACGGCGCTTCGGTACGCGATCGAACTGATGCCAAAGGAACTCCGGGCGGAAGCAATGAAGAAAGACTGGTAA
- a CDS encoding radical SAM/SPASM domain-containing protein: MERTKGPALISWNVTLRCPLMCAHCYADAGVDEAEGVLSTAEALSVIDQLANTGRPIVVLSGGEPLMREDIFEIARYGTERGLVMAMGTSGYLLDKATAKRLRDAGIRSVAVSIDSADPDTHDAFRGVAGVWERAVAAIKHCRDAGLGVRINMTVMRPVLADVEEVIALGESLGVRDYQVFLPVETGRGRGPGQGSPREYEDLIRALLLRYRESNLRIRPTCSPQFRRIADEVGIENRGWSRGCMAAISYCRIYATGEVTPCPYLPVSAGNLRTTPFSEIWNNSELFLALRDPDRLAGKCGRCGYKTVCGGCRARACRGVDFVPARWCDGLMRPDDPCGEITREDPWCPYEPGGPDRTDLAILDALQGDLPLVSRPWAVIAERVGLAEDEVVARMRRLQSLGVLRSVSPVYESRKFGLAAATLVALRVPEDRVSEVAEVVSTYPEVSHNFRRDHAYSLWFTLSAPTEERLSAVLAEILSRTGIPKEDTLNLPTVRAYKIDVRFPLSEEGSYGSD; this comes from the coding sequence ATGGAGCGCACGAAGGGCCCGGCCCTGATCTCGTGGAACGTCACCCTCCGTTGTCCGCTGATGTGCGCCCACTGCTACGCGGACGCTGGCGTTGACGAAGCGGAAGGTGTCCTCTCGACCGCCGAAGCGCTCTCGGTCATCGATCAACTCGCGAACACCGGAAGGCCCATCGTCGTCCTCTCCGGGGGAGAACCCCTGATGCGGGAGGATATCTTCGAGATCGCCCGCTACGGGACTGAACGGGGACTCGTGATGGCGATGGGCACGAGCGGGTACCTCCTCGATAAGGCGACGGCGAAGCGGCTCAGAGACGCAGGAATCCGGTCGGTGGCGGTCAGCATCGACTCCGCCGACCCGGATACCCACGACGCGTTTCGCGGCGTTGCCGGCGTATGGGAGCGGGCGGTCGCGGCGATCAAGCACTGCCGAGACGCGGGGCTCGGCGTCCGGATCAACATGACGGTCATGCGCCCCGTCCTCGCCGACGTCGAGGAGGTCATCGCTCTCGGCGAATCCCTGGGTGTCCGCGACTACCAGGTCTTCCTCCCGGTGGAGACCGGGAGGGGACGCGGACCCGGGCAGGGCAGCCCCCGCGAGTACGAGGACCTGATCCGGGCTCTCCTCCTCCGGTACCGGGAGAGCAATCTCCGGATCCGGCCGACGTGCTCACCCCAGTTCCGCCGGATTGCCGACGAAGTCGGGATTGAGAATCGCGGCTGGAGTCGGGGCTGCATGGCCGCCATCAGTTACTGCCGGATCTACGCGACCGGGGAGGTGACGCCCTGCCCCTATCTGCCGGTGAGCGCGGGCAACCTCCGCACCACGCCGTTTTCTGAGATCTGGAATAATTCGGAACTCTTTCTCGCCCTCCGCGACCCGGACCGGCTTGCCGGGAAGTGCGGCCGGTGCGGCTACAAGACGGTCTGCGGCGGGTGCCGGGCGCGGGCCTGCCGCGGGGTTGATTTCGTTCCGGCCCGGTGGTGCGACGGACTCATGCGGCCCGATGACCCCTGCGGGGAGATCACCCGCGAAGACCCGTGGTGCCCCTACGAGCCCGGGGGCCCCGACCGGACCGATCTTGCGATCCTCGACGCCCTCCAGGGCGACCTCCCCCTGGTCTCGCGCCCGTGGGCCGTCATCGCGGAGAGAGTCGGGCTTGCGGAGGATGAGGTCGTCGCAAGGATGCGGCGGCTTCAGTCCTTGGGCGTCCTCCGCAGTGTCTCGCCGGTCTATGAATCGCGGAAGTTCGGGCTTGCCGCCGCGACCCTGGTCGCCCTCCGCGTCCCGGAGGACCGGGTGAGCGAGGTGGCGGAGGTCGTCAGCACCTACCCGGAGGTCTCGCACAACTTCCGGCGTGACCACGCCTACTCTCTCTGGTTCACCCTCTCCGCCCCGACAGAGGAGCGGCTCTCCGCGGTGCTCGCGGAGATCCTCTCCCGAACCGGCATCCCAAAGGAGGACACGCTCAACCTCCCCACCGTCCGGGCCTATAAGATCGACGTGCGGTTCCCGCTCTCGGAGGAGGGGTCGTATGGATCCGACTGA
- the ahbB gene encoding siroheme decarboxylase subunit beta — protein MDPTDLALLSELEKGLPLVTEPFAEIGRWLGIPEAEVLHRAQRLREEGAIRKIRARINQRLLGITANALVAWRPPGGWDGEDFSRFASAPGISHCYLRRPVPGRWEYTLYTVHHGRSREGVLAAVEEMARAAGCSDYIVLFSTEEYKRVPNVRINENGGGLP, from the coding sequence ATGGATCCGACTGATCTCGCCCTTCTTTCAGAACTTGAGAAGGGGCTCCCTCTGGTCACCGAGCCGTTTGCAGAGATCGGGCGATGGCTCGGCATCCCGGAGGCGGAGGTGCTCCACCGGGCGCAACGCCTCCGCGAAGAGGGGGCGATCCGGAAGATACGGGCGCGGATCAACCAGCGGCTCCTCGGGATCACGGCAAACGCCCTCGTCGCCTGGCGCCCGCCCGGGGGGTGGGACGGGGAGGACTTCTCCCGGTTCGCGTCCGCTCCCGGGATCTCCCACTGCTACCTGCGCCGGCCGGTGCCGGGGAGGTGGGAGTACACCCTGTATACCGTGCACCACGGGAGGAGCCGGGAGGGGGTGCTCGCCGCGGTCGAGGAGATGGCCCGGGCGGCGGGGTGCAGCGATTATATCGTGCTCTTCAGCACCGAGGAGTACAAGAGGGTGCCGAACGTGCGCATCAACGAGAACGGAGGCGGTCTACCATGA
- a CDS encoding radical SAM/SPASM domain-containing protein — MNRITQCMHGRGTVSSVMHHRDRPLSEVPGKYLAFMQDYRPVVFWNLTDRCNLACAHCYSRSRPDLMTDDELSTGEALALIDDLAAAGVPLILFSGGEPLLREDLPEFARAAAERGIRTALSTNGTLITSDVARMIKETGIGYVGISLDGAGPETHDTFRGCEGAFARAVEGFARCREAGIRTGLRVTLTRENMGELEALLDLAGTLGASRFCLYWLVPSGRGSEAYDRLQVGPKEVDEALTLLYRRAQETDPGSLEILTVDAPQDCIHLLRAMERDGSPDVREAEALVRSLNGGCSAGKRVANIDPRGNVYPCQFARLPEYLVGNIRDRPFSRLWQDAENPVLSWFRATPRDLSGKCGRCGYRDLCGGGCRVRAYAAGGHLSAEDPFCFVEE, encoded by the coding sequence ATGAACAGGATCACACAGTGCATGCACGGACGGGGAACGGTCAGCAGCGTTATGCACCACCGAGACAGGCCTCTTTCAGAGGTGCCGGGAAAGTACCTCGCGTTCATGCAGGACTACCGGCCTGTCGTCTTCTGGAACCTCACCGACCGGTGCAACCTCGCCTGCGCCCACTGCTACAGCCGGTCCCGGCCGGACTTGATGACAGACGACGAACTCTCGACCGGCGAAGCCCTCGCGCTCATCGACGACCTCGCCGCGGCGGGCGTCCCGCTCATCCTCTTCTCCGGCGGCGAACCCCTCCTCCGCGAGGACCTGCCGGAGTTCGCGCGTGCGGCGGCGGAACGCGGGATCAGGACCGCGCTCAGCACGAACGGCACGCTGATCACCTCCGATGTCGCCCGGATGATCAAGGAAACCGGGATCGGCTACGTCGGGATATCGCTCGACGGCGCGGGGCCGGAGACTCACGACACGTTTCGGGGGTGTGAGGGTGCGTTTGCAAGGGCTGTTGAAGGGTTTGCCCGGTGCCGGGAGGCTGGCATCCGGACCGGCCTCCGGGTCACCCTGACGAGGGAGAACATGGGGGAACTCGAGGCCCTACTCGACCTTGCGGGGACGCTCGGAGCCTCGCGGTTCTGCCTCTACTGGCTTGTGCCGAGCGGGCGGGGAAGCGAGGCCTACGACCGGCTCCAGGTGGGGCCAAAAGAGGTTGACGAGGCGCTCACGCTCCTCTACCGGAGGGCGCAGGAGACCGATCCCGGGTCGCTGGAGATCCTGACCGTCGATGCCCCGCAGGACTGCATTCACCTCCTCCGGGCCATGGAGCGGGACGGGTCGCCCGACGTCCGCGAGGCCGAGGCGCTCGTCCGGTCCCTGAACGGCGGGTGCAGCGCGGGTAAGCGGGTGGCAAACATCGATCCACGGGGTAACGTCTACCCCTGCCAGTTCGCCCGGTTGCCCGAATACCTCGTCGGCAACATCCGGGATCGGCCGTTCTCGCGCCTCTGGCAGGACGCGGAGAACCCGGTCCTCTCCTGGTTTCGGGCAACACCGCGGGACCTCTCGGGGAAGTGCGGCCGGTGCGGCTATCGCGACCTCTGCGGGGGAGGCTGCCGGGTGCGGGCATATGCGGCAGGCGGGCACCTTTCCGCAGAAGACCCGTTCTGTTTCGTCGAGGAGTAA
- a CDS encoding condensation protein, whose translation MSTLPPRYPAPAFDVFNIYFERLYDPTMHVVICLDGEVDEEAMRTATMRLIASDPYLRSKFAEVNDRPAWEEIPKGLWDGAFILVPSGECEDQPHHVPPPPLDVRSGPQVRVTLYRRAGGDLLAVTCHHGFCDAAGALTLAQELLAAYRGVMDDSDFRPAPRNPYERSTARILDLYSDEEQKQALSEEERFVDRWRFPIERTGRGVPRVARRTLAPERLGSIKAFGREHGATVNDVLIGAFFLALAKIRGDPADRNEPRSILTSADLRRRYPGLYEDSLLTNLSVAYELTLSLGEGERLEDIIDQVTETTTRKKAGSLGVATILFYEEIMAGGMPAVLAFFDEMIERYWQSGLKNPVLSNLGIFDPDEYFPIPGKDGADLGIRDIQYLPCVCWPYGFLMIASTFRDHLTLTTAYEEGPYSTAVVERFLEYVDGYLP comes from the coding sequence ATGTCCACGTTGCCGCCCCGATACCCTGCACCCGCGTTCGACGTCTTCAACATCTACTTCGAGCGCCTCTACGACCCGACGATGCATGTCGTCATCTGCCTCGACGGCGAAGTCGACGAAGAAGCCATGAGGACGGCGACGATGAGGCTGATCGCCTCCGATCCGTACCTTCGGTCGAAGTTTGCGGAGGTAAACGACCGGCCGGCCTGGGAGGAGATCCCGAAAGGGCTCTGGGATGGAGCGTTCATCCTCGTTCCGTCCGGCGAGTGTGAAGACCAGCCACATCATGTGCCACCGCCACCGCTCGATGTCCGTTCGGGGCCGCAGGTGCGGGTCACTCTTTACCGAAGAGCGGGAGGGGATCTTTTAGCCGTCACCTGTCACCACGGCTTCTGCGACGCCGCTGGCGCACTTACGCTTGCACAGGAACTCCTTGCGGCCTACCGGGGCGTCATGGACGACTCCGACTTCCGGCCGGCTCCCCGCAATCCATACGAGCGGAGCACGGCAAGAATCCTTGATCTCTACTCCGATGAGGAGCAAAAACAGGCACTTAGCGAGGAGGAGCGTTTCGTCGACCGATGGCGCTTCCCGATCGAGCGCACCGGGCGGGGGGTGCCCAGGGTCGCCCGCCGGACGCTCGCCCCCGAGCGGCTTGGGAGCATAAAGGCGTTCGGGAGGGAGCACGGGGCCACGGTGAACGACGTCCTGATCGGTGCATTCTTCCTTGCGCTTGCGAAGATCCGGGGCGATCCCGCCGACAGAAATGAGCCCCGCTCGATCCTCACCTCGGCTGATCTCCGGAGGAGGTATCCCGGCCTCTACGAGGACTCCCTGCTCACGAACCTCTCCGTCGCCTACGAACTCACCCTCTCTCTTGGAGAGGGAGAGAGGCTTGAGGATATCATCGACCAGGTTACGGAAACGACGACCCGAAAAAAGGCCGGGAGCCTCGGCGTTGCCACCATCCTCTTTTACGAGGAGATCATGGCCGGCGGGATGCCGGCGGTCCTCGCGTTCTTTGACGAGATGATCGAGCGCTACTGGCAATCAGGCCTGAAAAACCCGGTCCTCTCGAACCTCGGGATATTCGATCCCGATGAATACTTCCCAATTCCCGGAAAGGACGGTGCAGATCTCGGGATCCGGGACATCCAGTATCTTCCCTGCGTCTGCTGGCCCTACGGGTTTCTGATGATCGCCTCCACCTTTCGCGATCATCTGACGCTTACGACGGCCTACGAGGAAGGACCCTACTCGACGGCTGTCGTGGAGCGGTTCCTTGAGTACGTGGACGGATACCTCCCCTAA
- a CDS encoding 4Fe-4S binding protein, which yields MKRKIIEIDEEKCTGCGLCIPDCPEGALQIIDGKARLVSDLFCDGLGACVGTCPEGAICVVEREAGPYDERAVMARIVPQGEAVIKAHLEHLLGHGEEGLYRQAIEYLNENNIPVPEHRVAETEPAACPGTVAQSLLGKEAAETEPAACPGTVARSILAKEATEAERAARIESALRQWPIQLTLVNPAAGYFDDADLLVSGDCVPFAYPEFHRDFLRGKIVLVFCPKLDADVAGYVTKLAEIFSRHTIRSITVMHMEVPCCGGVRYVVDEALKRAGKEIPVSEYTVTLQGEVVEGSRVRRRGPGGGLNAARHAGSP from the coding sequence ATGAAGAGAAAGATCATTGAGATCGACGAGGAGAAGTGCACCGGGTGCGGTCTCTGCATACCCGACTGTCCGGAAGGAGCGCTCCAGATCATCGACGGGAAGGCAAGGCTCGTGAGCGATCTCTTCTGCGACGGGCTCGGCGCCTGCGTCGGGACGTGCCCGGAAGGCGCAATCTGCGTCGTTGAGCGGGAGGCCGGGCCGTATGATGAGAGGGCCGTGATGGCAAGGATCGTTCCGCAGGGGGAGGCCGTCATCAAGGCGCACCTGGAGCACCTCCTCGGCCACGGGGAGGAGGGGCTCTATCGGCAGGCGATCGAGTACTTAAACGAGAATAACATTCCCGTCCCCGAGCACAGGGTTGCGGAGACAGAACCTGCGGCGTGCCCTGGTACCGTGGCCCAAAGCCTCCTCGGCAAAGAGGCCGCGGAGACGGAACCTGCGGCATGTCCGGGTACAGTTGCCCGGAGCATCCTCGCGAAGGAGGCCACGGAGGCTGAGCGTGCCGCACGGATCGAGTCTGCCTTGCGGCAGTGGCCGATTCAGTTAACGCTCGTCAACCCTGCGGCCGGCTATTTCGACGATGCAGACCTCCTCGTCTCCGGCGACTGCGTCCCCTTTGCCTACCCGGAGTTCCACCGGGACTTCCTGCGGGGGAAGATCGTGCTCGTCTTCTGCCCGAAACTGGATGCGGACGTCGCCGGATACGTCACGAAGCTTGCCGAGATCTTCTCGCGGCACACGATCCGGTCTATCACCGTCATGCATATGGAGGTGCCCTGCTGCGGCGGGGTGCGCTACGTCGTGGACGAGGCCCTGAAACGTGCGGGCAAAGAGATCCCGGTCTCCGAGTATACCGTGACGCTCCAGGGCGAAGTGGTCGAAGGGAGCCGGGTCCGGCGCCGCGGGCCGGGTGGGGGACTCAACGCCGCGAGACATGCCGGTTCCCCTTGA
- a CDS encoding DNA-3-methyladenine glycosylase, translated as MILPPEFYDRDTVTVAKDLLGCLLVHQDETGTTMGWIVEDEAYLQGDPAAHSYRGETKRNRAMFGPPGHAYVYRIYGLHTCFNVVTGPEGIGEAVLIRALEPAVGIDLMQARRGTDDPLALASGPGKLTQALKITMDLDGTSLIDGPLQVWSPESLPGRRPEGIDGEIVQTTRIGITKAADLPLRFYLKGNRHVSRR; from the coding sequence ATGATCCTTCCGCCCGAATTCTACGATCGAGACACTGTGACTGTTGCAAAAGACCTGCTGGGATGTCTGCTTGTGCATCAGGACGAGACAGGAACGACGATGGGCTGGATCGTCGAGGACGAGGCCTACCTCCAGGGCGACCCGGCGGCCCATTCATATCGGGGAGAGACGAAAAGGAACCGCGCCATGTTTGGCCCGCCGGGTCATGCCTACGTCTACCGGATTTACGGCCTGCACACCTGTTTCAATGTCGTGACCGGTCCGGAAGGGATAGGGGAGGCGGTCCTCATCCGGGCGCTCGAACCGGCAGTCGGGATCGATCTCATGCAGGCGCGGCGGGGGACCGACGACCCGCTCGCGCTCGCGAGCGGCCCCGGGAAACTGACGCAGGCGCTCAAGATCACCATGGATCTCGACGGGACCTCACTCATCGACGGCCCCCTGCAGGTCTGGTCGCCCGAGAGTCTGCCGGGCCGCCGGCCTGAGGGGATTGACGGGGAGATTGTTCAGACGACACGGATCGGGATCACAAAGGCGGCGGACCTCCCTCTCCGGTTCTACCTCAAGGGGAACCGGCATGTCTCGCGGCGTTGA
- a CDS encoding cupin domain-containing protein encodes MKKGFMIDIETETVKNTDFRRVLYTSNFSQLVLMSLKPGEEIGEEVHDDVDQFFRFEEGEGVVIINDIEYPVKDGSAVIVPNGAKHNVVNTSKTAALKLYTIYSPPEHRDKVVHKTRDDAMADEEHFDGKTTE; translated from the coding sequence ATGAAGAAAGGCTTTATGATTGATATTGAGACCGAGACGGTAAAGAATACTGACTTCCGCAGAGTTCTCTACACGAGCAACTTCAGCCAGCTCGTGCTGATGAGCCTCAAGCCCGGCGAAGAGATCGGCGAGGAGGTTCACGACGACGTCGACCAGTTCTTCCGGTTCGAAGAAGGAGAAGGCGTCGTCATCATCAACGATATAGAGTACCCTGTCAAGGACGGCAGCGCTGTGATCGTGCCGAACGGTGCGAAGCACAACGTGGTGAACACCTCAAAGACTGCCGCCCTCAAGCTCTACACAATCTACTCGCCGCCGGAGCACCGGGATAAGGTCGTGCACAAGACCCGCGACGATGCCATGGCTGATGAAGAGCACTTCGACGGAAAGACGACCGAATAA